A stretch of the Streptomyces sp. NBC_00078 genome encodes the following:
- a CDS encoding serine/threonine-protein kinase, producing MSDEGRLVAGRYRLVELIGRGGMGTVWRAEDEELARQVALKRLHTPPHLSDGEITTLYERIRREARSAARVVHPNVVVVHDVVDDDGQPCIVMEYVPAPTLADVLKGGRTLPPQEAARIGLGVISAVRAAHAVGVLHRDIKPGNVMLGAEGRIVLTDFGIAQTAGTSTLTRTGEMIGSIDFMAPERIRGQKPGPASDLWSLGTMLYQAVEGRLPYRRDTAMETAYAIAVDPLEPMRQAGGLEPLIDALLAKAPEDRPTAEQTERALRATWSDGTPTTRTSGVADAGWPVAQDGHPPTRTSGTRPVPPVPPDRSTRRRRTGPGRRVLVPVVAVLVAAVTAAVALYVSSHRGDHGAAGGSPTRSASPVPDGYHLVRDEGLGVSFPVPDGWKQKKESSDDEVTYTDPTGLAGLTVGMVDPAGSRPVEHFKDIEANTKVNYATYRRLRMQETTFRGKPAAVWEFTFQGRARLFRAIDLGYGTAGGREYDIYLSAPDTDWKIYRPVFDTVRDGFTEQPR from the coding sequence GTGTCGGACGAAGGGAGGCTCGTCGCCGGGCGTTACCGGCTCGTCGAGCTCATCGGGCGCGGCGGCATGGGCACGGTCTGGCGCGCCGAGGACGAGGAACTCGCCCGGCAGGTCGCGCTCAAGAGGCTCCACACACCGCCGCACCTGTCCGACGGCGAGATCACCACGCTCTACGAGCGCATCCGCCGTGAGGCGCGCAGCGCCGCCCGCGTCGTGCACCCCAACGTGGTCGTCGTCCATGACGTCGTCGACGACGACGGGCAGCCGTGCATCGTCATGGAGTACGTCCCCGCGCCCACTCTCGCCGACGTCCTCAAGGGCGGCCGGACGCTGCCGCCGCAGGAGGCCGCACGCATCGGCCTCGGTGTGATCTCCGCCGTACGGGCCGCCCACGCCGTCGGCGTCCTGCACCGCGACATCAAGCCCGGCAACGTCATGCTCGGCGCCGAGGGCCGCATCGTCCTGACCGATTTCGGCATCGCCCAGACCGCCGGGACCTCCACGCTCACCCGGACCGGCGAGATGATCGGCTCCATCGACTTCATGGCCCCGGAACGGATCCGCGGCCAGAAACCCGGTCCGGCCTCGGACCTGTGGTCGCTGGGCACCATGCTGTACCAGGCGGTGGAGGGACGCCTGCCCTACCGCCGCGACACCGCCATGGAGACCGCGTACGCCATCGCCGTCGACCCGCTGGAGCCGATGCGGCAGGCCGGTGGCCTGGAACCACTCATCGACGCCCTGCTGGCGAAGGCCCCCGAGGACCGGCCCACGGCCGAGCAGACGGAACGGGCGCTGCGAGCCACCTGGTCCGACGGCACGCCCACCACGCGGACGTCCGGCGTCGCCGACGCAGGGTGGCCCGTCGCACAGGACGGCCACCCGCCCACCCGCACCTCCGGGACGCGGCCGGTCCCGCCCGTGCCGCCGGACCGGAGCACGCGACGGCGCCGTACCGGCCCCGGGCGCCGTGTCCTCGTGCCGGTCGTCGCCGTCCTGGTGGCGGCCGTCACCGCCGCCGTCGCGCTCTATGTGTCCTCGCACCGGGGCGACCACGGCGCGGCCGGCGGCTCGCCCACTCGGTCCGCCTCGCCCGTCCCCGACGGCTACCACCTGGTCCGTGACGAAGGACTCGGCGTCTCCTTCCCCGTGCCGGACGGCTGGAAGCAGAAGAAGGAGTCGAGCGACGACGAGGTCACCTACACCGATCCGACCGGCCTCGCCGGCCTCACCGTCGGCATGGTGGACCCCGCGGGCTCCCGGCCGGTGGAGCACTTCAAGGACATCGAGGCGAACACCAAGGTCAACTACGCCACGTACCGCAGGCTGCGGATGCAGGAGACCACATTCAGGGGGAAGCCGGCCGCGGTGTGGGAGTTCACCTTCCAGGGCCGGGCCCGCCTCTTCCGTGCCATCGACCTCGGCTACGGCACCGCCGGCGGCCGCGAGTACGACATCTATCTGTCGGCCCCCGACACCGACTGGAAAATCTACCGTCCGGTCTTCGACACCGTCAGGGACGGATTCACCGAACAGCCGCGGTGA
- a CDS encoding EF-hand domain-containing protein, giving the protein MSEKARRLFEALDLDHNGTLTRDEVIIALRSKGPTLAAAGDLPFWALGDADASSALFDAADQNGDAVLTLEEFAAVVDRRFGWH; this is encoded by the coding sequence ATGAGCGAAAAGGCCCGCAGACTGTTCGAGGCGCTCGACCTCGACCACAACGGGACCCTGACCCGCGACGAGGTGATCATCGCCCTGCGGTCGAAGGGTCCGACGCTCGCCGCGGCGGGGGATCTGCCGTTCTGGGCCCTGGGAGACGCCGACGCCTCGTCAGCCCTGTTCGACGCCGCCGACCAGAACGGGGACGCGGTACTGACCCTGGAGGAGTTCGCGGCGGTGGTGGACCGCCGTTTCGGCTGGCACTGA
- a CDS encoding PP2C family protein-serine/threonine phosphatase, with the protein MREPQQIDYAAVFQALPGMVALLTPDLVYVDANDDFVQLAGRHREQLLGRYIFDVFPENPNDPAAAGMRETRESMLRVVATGERDTMAVLRYDIQDAERPGHWREHFWSPVNAPVLGPDGQVALVLHRVEEVTELLRATGVQADSSRARVLEAELYTRARELQDVNERLRKAHAHEREVALALQTAMMPTPRHTGQHPAAVRYRPAVGDLNVCGDWYDLVDLPVGRMAVAVGDVVGHGLAAACAMGQLRSALSAATRVAEGPAQALEVLDMYACSVDGAESTTVATTFIDWNSHTITYSCAGHPPPAMLRSDGTVVFLDQATDPPIDARPDHVERPQARVPFAEGDTLVLYTDGLIERRSEDIDAGLGRLADCLARHGRTASEPLADALLADLLPATGNTDDTALVVVGL; encoded by the coding sequence ATGAGGGAACCGCAACAGATCGACTACGCGGCGGTCTTCCAGGCCCTGCCCGGCATGGTGGCCCTGCTCACCCCCGACCTGGTCTACGTCGACGCCAACGACGACTTCGTACAACTGGCCGGACGCCACCGTGAGCAGCTGCTGGGCCGCTACATCTTCGACGTCTTCCCCGAGAACCCGAACGATCCGGCCGCTGCCGGTATGCGGGAGACCCGGGAGTCGATGCTGCGCGTGGTGGCCACCGGCGAGCGCGACACCATGGCGGTGCTCCGCTACGACATCCAGGACGCCGAGCGGCCCGGCCACTGGCGGGAGCATTTCTGGAGCCCGGTCAACGCCCCCGTGCTCGGCCCCGACGGGCAGGTGGCACTGGTCCTGCACCGGGTGGAGGAGGTCACCGAACTCCTTCGCGCCACCGGCGTCCAGGCCGACAGCAGCCGGGCACGCGTGCTGGAGGCCGAGCTCTACACCCGGGCCCGGGAACTGCAGGACGTCAACGAGCGGCTGCGCAAGGCCCACGCCCACGAACGCGAGGTCGCCCTCGCCCTGCAGACGGCGATGATGCCCACCCCGAGGCACACCGGACAGCACCCGGCAGCCGTGCGCTACCGGCCCGCCGTCGGCGACCTGAACGTGTGCGGCGACTGGTACGACCTGGTGGACCTGCCCGTCGGCCGTATGGCGGTCGCCGTCGGCGACGTCGTCGGCCACGGCCTGGCGGCCGCCTGCGCCATGGGTCAGCTGCGCAGCGCCCTCAGTGCGGCCACGCGCGTCGCCGAGGGCCCGGCACAGGCTCTGGAAGTCCTCGACATGTACGCCTGTTCCGTCGACGGGGCCGAGTCCACCACGGTGGCGACGACCTTCATCGACTGGAACAGTCACACCATCACCTACAGCTGCGCCGGCCACCCGCCGCCCGCCATGCTGCGCTCCGACGGCACCGTGGTCTTCCTCGACCAGGCCACCGACCCGCCGATCGACGCCCGCCCCGACCACGTCGAGCGCCCCCAGGCCCGTGTTCCCTTCGCCGAGGGCGACACCCTGGTGCTGTACACCGACGGCCTGATCGAGCGGCGCAGCGAGGACATCGACGCCGGCCTTGGCCGCCTCGCCGACTGTCTGGCCCGCCACGGCCGGACCGCCAGCGAGCCCCTGGCCGACGCGCTGCTGGCCGACCTCCTGCCCGCCACGGGCAACACGGACGACACCGCGCTGGTCGTCGTCGGCCTGTAA
- a CDS encoding alpha-lytic protease prodomain-containing protein, translated as MVGRHAAGTRRAALTAFGALVLTGLPGLPGLPAAAEAAPPPAPGPARSTTAAHTLGADRPSAQVLRAMVRDLKLTRSQAVARLVNEAEAGARAGRLHNALGGHFAGAWVSGATSAELTVATTHAADVTAIRAQGAKAKVVKAPLSTLQTVKEKLDAAARRARNRDTPVWYVDVPTNRVVVEATSRPAGTTFVKAAGVEGRGVAVRVTAIRPRLMTDIVGGDAYYIDGSARCSVGFSVTKGQQQGFVSAGHCGTPGAKTTGFNKADQGTFQASTFPGKDMSWVGVNSDWTATPDVKGQGGQRTQIAGSVQALVGASVCRSGSTTGWHCGTIQQLSATVDYSEGTVRGLTRTNVCSEPGDSGGPFVSGAQAQGVTSGGSGDCTSGGTTFFQPVNPILSDFGLTLKTAAAQTGTPDPQDNAASDAWFAGRVYEVGATVTHAGVRYQCLQSHQAQGAWSPESTPALWQRI; from the coding sequence ATGGTCGGCAGACATGCCGCGGGTACGCGCCGCGCAGCCCTGACCGCATTCGGCGCACTCGTACTCACCGGGCTCCCCGGGCTCCCCGGGCTCCCCGCCGCCGCGGAAGCCGCGCCGCCCCCCGCGCCGGGGCCCGCGCGCAGCACCACCGCCGCACACACGCTCGGCGCCGACAGGCCGTCGGCCCAGGTGCTGCGTGCGATGGTGCGCGACCTGAAGCTGACGCGTTCGCAGGCGGTCGCCCGGTTGGTCAACGAAGCCGAGGCGGGCGCCCGTGCGGGCCGCCTCCACAACGCCCTCGGCGGGCACTTCGCCGGGGCCTGGGTGAGCGGAGCGACCTCCGCCGAACTCACCGTCGCCACCACCCATGCGGCGGACGTGACCGCCATCCGGGCCCAGGGCGCGAAGGCCAAGGTCGTCAAGGCGCCGTTGAGCACGCTGCAGACCGTCAAGGAGAAGCTGGACGCGGCCGCCCGCCGCGCCAGGAACCGCGACACACCGGTCTGGTACGTGGACGTACCGACGAACCGGGTCGTCGTCGAGGCGACGAGCCGGCCGGCCGGCACCACCTTCGTCAAGGCCGCGGGCGTCGAGGGGCGGGGCGTGGCCGTGCGGGTGACGGCGATCCGGCCCCGGCTGATGACGGACATCGTCGGCGGTGACGCCTACTACATCGACGGCAGCGCCCGTTGCTCCGTCGGCTTCTCCGTCACCAAGGGCCAGCAGCAGGGCTTCGTCTCCGCCGGCCACTGCGGCACGCCCGGTGCGAAGACCACGGGCTTCAACAAGGCCGACCAGGGCACGTTCCAGGCGTCCACGTTCCCCGGCAAGGACATGTCCTGGGTGGGTGTCAACAGCGACTGGACCGCCACGCCGGACGTCAAGGGGCAGGGCGGGCAGCGGACGCAGATCGCCGGCTCGGTGCAGGCACTGGTCGGGGCCTCGGTCTGCCGGTCCGGTTCCACCACCGGATGGCACTGCGGCACCATCCAGCAGTTGTCCGCGACCGTCGACTACTCCGAGGGCACCGTCCGCGGTCTGACCCGGACCAACGTGTGCTCCGAGCCGGGTGACTCCGGCGGCCCCTTCGTCTCCGGCGCCCAGGCCCAGGGCGTCACCTCCGGCGGTTCGGGTGACTGCACGAGCGGTGGGACGACCTTCTTCCAGCCGGTCAACCCGATCCTGAGCGACTTCGGCCTGACGCTGAAGACCGCGGCGGCCCAGACCGGCACACCCGACCCGCAGGACAACGCGGCGTCGGACGCGTGGTTCGCCGGTCGCGTCTACGAGGTGGGGGCGACGGTGACCCACGCGGGCGTTCGCTACCAGTGCCTGCAGAGCCATCAGGCGCAGGGAGCGTGGTCGCCGGAGAGCACTCCGGCTCTGTGGCAGCGGATTTAG
- a CDS encoding DUF6629 family protein, producing MCWSATADLVAGAGIACVGVACVARTQRTGDLPLAALPLLLGVHQQVEAWVWHAGGGTGPATVAWAVIAFPLLAVWVPVAVLCALPRHSGARQAIPLVSGLATAAALAHSLATRPVRAEIRGHTVGYVIGLPHAGLLVAGYLLATVGAFLLSGDRLLRGLGVLAAAGALVSWTLWRLEFVSTWCAFAAAGSVVVFAWVERRRQAYSR from the coding sequence ATGTGCTGGAGTGCTACGGCCGACCTCGTCGCGGGTGCCGGGATCGCCTGTGTCGGTGTGGCCTGCGTGGCGCGGACACAGCGGACGGGCGACCTGCCGCTTGCCGCGCTGCCGCTGCTGCTCGGCGTTCACCAGCAGGTCGAGGCCTGGGTCTGGCATGCCGGAGGCGGCACGGGACCGGCCACCGTCGCCTGGGCCGTGATCGCCTTTCCGCTGCTGGCGGTGTGGGTGCCGGTGGCCGTGCTCTGTGCGCTGCCGCGGCATTCCGGAGCCAGGCAGGCGATCCCCCTCGTTTCCGGCCTCGCGACCGCCGCCGCGCTGGCACACAGCCTCGCCACCCGACCGGTGCGGGCCGAGATCCGCGGTCACACCGTCGGCTACGTCATCGGGTTGCCGCACGCAGGATTGCTCGTCGCGGGCTATCTGCTGGCCACGGTCGGCGCGTTCCTGCTCTCCGGCGACCGCCTGCTGAGGGGGCTCGGTGTCCTGGCCGCGGCGGGTGCGCTGGTGTCCTGGACGCTGTGGCGGCTGGAGTTCGTCTCCACCTGGTGCGCGTTCGCGGCGGCGGGATCGGTGGTGGTGTTCGCGTGGGTGGAACGACGGCGGCAGGCGTATTCCCGGTGA
- a CDS encoding VOC family protein, producing the protein MATRWTVTIDCAGPAKLARFWALALGYVERPAPVGFGSWEEWLAHHEVPENEWDEGAYLSDPDGVGPNLSFLQVPEPKTAKNRVHLDVQVGGGRETPWEQRWPRVAEAAERLTAAGATVIRQEDLDGRPDHMVMADPEGNEFCLV; encoded by the coding sequence ATGGCGACCAGGTGGACCGTGACCATCGACTGCGCGGGACCGGCGAAGCTGGCCAGGTTCTGGGCTCTGGCGCTGGGATATGTGGAGCGGCCCGCACCCGTCGGATTCGGCAGCTGGGAGGAGTGGCTCGCCCATCACGAGGTCCCTGAGAACGAGTGGGACGAGGGCGCCTACCTCAGCGACCCGGACGGAGTGGGACCCAATCTCTCGTTCCTGCAGGTTCCGGAGCCGAAGACGGCGAAGAACCGGGTGCATCTGGACGTACAGGTCGGCGGTGGCCGCGAGACACCCTGGGAGCAGCGATGGCCGCGGGTGGCCGAGGCGGCGGAGCGGTTGACCGCCGCGGGCGCGACCGTGATCCGTCAGGAAGACCTGGACGGCAGGCCCGACCACATGGTGATGGCGGACCCGGAGGGAAACGAGTTCTGCCTGGTCTGA
- a CDS encoding SpoIIE family protein phosphatase, whose protein sequence is MTAESFRSEGEEHGLDSPPPTGLLDVLSVAATVVDGDGRIVFWTPQAEELFGYTAQEALGKYAARLLIHPEHLKSVVRLFTEVLETGRSWAGAFPVRHKDGSSRLMEFRNMRLQDDLGDVYALGIAADHNLLQRVETDLALCERLINQSPIGLALLDPELRYLLVNPALERIDGFPAADHVGRRLRETLPLPDVDTIESALRQVLTTGTPLLDQYHVGRPPADPDHEHAWSLSFYRLEDPGGRVLGAAASVVDVTERHRAAAEADRARRRLALIADASVRVGTTLEVEETARELAEIAVPQLADVVAVDILDSALACRRSRRPDDGPELFRALALKAAHPTVALRAADPPGGLAAYEGDRLVTLCVHTGRPVLVRHVGEHDLPRIARDAEAGSLLARAGVHSYLAVPLIAHGEVLGALDLKRTSNPLPFDQDDVVLASELAGRAAVAIDNARWFQSVRNTALTLQRSLLPDHPPQHSGLELASRYQPAQATSEVGGDWYDVIPLSDDRTALVVGDVMGNGIDAAATMGRLRTATCAYAELDLDPGAVLQHLDKITCDLEHYIVTCIYAVYDPHTRLCRIANAGHMPPALAGPDHAPELLDLPSGAPLGVGGVPFEATTARLDPGDLLVLYTDGLVETRHHSIDDRLDVLLSFLDEPHRPLEETCDLLLYGLRHPDDYDDVALLVARAL, encoded by the coding sequence ATGACAGCCGAATCCTTCCGGTCCGAAGGTGAGGAACACGGCCTCGATTCGCCTCCGCCGACCGGTCTGCTGGACGTCCTGAGCGTGGCCGCGACGGTCGTCGACGGCGACGGGCGCATCGTGTTCTGGACCCCGCAGGCGGAGGAGCTGTTCGGGTACACCGCGCAGGAGGCGCTGGGCAAGTACGCGGCCCGGCTGCTCATCCATCCAGAGCATCTGAAGTCGGTGGTCAGGCTGTTCACGGAGGTGCTGGAGACGGGCCGGAGCTGGGCCGGTGCCTTCCCCGTCCGGCACAAGGACGGCAGCAGCCGGCTGATGGAGTTCCGCAACATGCGGCTCCAGGACGATCTCGGGGACGTCTACGCGCTGGGCATCGCGGCCGACCACAACCTCCTGCAGCGCGTCGAGACCGATCTGGCCCTGTGCGAGCGGCTGATCAACCAGTCTCCGATCGGCCTGGCCCTGCTGGACCCCGAGCTGCGGTATCTGCTGGTCAACCCGGCGCTGGAGCGTATCGACGGCTTCCCCGCCGCGGACCATGTGGGTCGCCGCCTCAGGGAGACCCTGCCCCTGCCCGACGTCGACACCATCGAGTCCGCGCTGCGTCAGGTGCTCACCACCGGCACCCCGCTGCTCGACCAGTACCACGTGGGCCGTCCGCCGGCCGACCCCGATCACGAACACGCCTGGTCCCTGTCCTTCTACCGCCTGGAGGACCCCGGCGGGCGGGTCCTGGGGGCGGCCGCCTCGGTCGTCGACGTCACCGAACGGCACCGCGCCGCCGCCGAGGCCGACCGGGCGCGGCGCCGCCTCGCCCTCATCGCCGACGCGTCCGTGCGCGTCGGCACCACACTGGAGGTCGAGGAGACCGCCCGTGAACTGGCCGAGATCGCCGTCCCGCAGCTCGCCGACGTGGTCGCCGTCGACATCCTCGACTCCGCCCTGGCCTGCCGCCGCTCACGCAGACCGGACGACGGCCCGGAACTCTTCCGCGCCCTCGCGCTCAAGGCGGCCCACCCGACCGTGGCGCTGCGCGCCGCGGACCCTCCCGGCGGTCTCGCCGCCTACGAGGGGGACCGCCTGGTCACGCTGTGCGTCCACACCGGCCGGCCGGTCCTGGTGCGGCACGTCGGCGAGCACGATCTGCCGCGTATCGCCCGGGACGCCGAGGCGGGTTCGCTGCTGGCCCGGGCCGGCGTCCACTCGTATCTCGCCGTGCCGCTGATCGCGCACGGCGAGGTGCTGGGCGCCCTCGATCTCAAGCGCACCAGCAACCCGCTCCCGTTCGACCAGGACGATGTCGTCCTGGCCTCCGAGCTGGCCGGCCGTGCGGCCGTGGCCATCGACAACGCCCGCTGGTTCCAGAGCGTGCGCAACACCGCCCTGACACTGCAGCGCAGCCTGCTGCCCGACCACCCGCCCCAGCACTCGGGGCTCGAACTCGCCTCCCGCTACCAGCCCGCCCAGGCCACCAGCGAGGTCGGCGGCGACTGGTACGACGTCATTCCGCTGAGCGACGACCGGACCGCCCTGGTCGTCGGCGACGTCATGGGCAACGGCATCGACGCCGCCGCCACCATGGGCCGGCTGCGCACCGCCACCTGCGCCTACGCGGAACTCGACCTCGACCCCGGCGCCGTGCTCCAGCACCTCGACAAGATCACCTGCGATCTGGAGCACTACATCGTCACCTGCATCTACGCCGTCTACGACCCGCACACGAGGCTGTGCCGCATCGCCAACGCCGGACACATGCCGCCCGCCCTGGCCGGCCCGGACCATGCCCCCGAGCTGCTCGACCTGCCCTCCGGCGCACCGCTCGGCGTCGGCGGCGTCCCCTTCGAGGCGACCACGGCCCGTCTCGACCCCGGTGATCTGCTGGTCCTCTACACCGACGGCCTGGTCGAGACCCGGCACCACTCGATCGACGACCGTCTGGACGTCCTGCTCAGCTTCCTCGACGAGCCCCACCGACCCCTGGAGGAAACCTGCGACCTCCTGCTCTACGGCCTGCGCCACCCCGACGACTACGACGACGTGGCCCTCCTCGTCGCCCGGGCGCTGTAG
- a CDS encoding SpoIIE family protein phosphatase — protein sequence MDPVREAPDGPTPAGLRDALDASTDAAAVVSAEGVVVGWTRGAEALLGHPASEMVGRPAARLVAMPADPARVAGVAQRCRAGMGWSGLIPVRHRDGRVVDVDLRVSASFRLGGKECFLISARELRQQWTMGQSVLDGFLTRSPVGMAVMDLELRYVWLNDTLERFGGVPREQRLGRRLSELLPGLQAAALEGLMRRVLDTGTPVTDYEYLGWSWADPHRQHAYSTSFFPLVDAGDSVTGVCYMVLDVTERWNARRLLTLVNEAGACVGTTLDVMRTAQELADFAVPRLADFVVVDLLEPVLSSEGHGAWLTDAGPASVRPLMRRAGLNSVREGCPEAVARLGDRVDFLPPSHDVNLLIRGEPILTAVLDPSDELWVAEQPERAERIREFGLHSLISVPMRARDTVLGLTTFIRSLNPVSFQSDDVLLARELVARAALCVDNARRYTREHTAAVTLQRSLLPQALTGGTALEVASAYLPADPTGGVGGDWFDVIPLSGARVGLVVGDVVGHGITAAAAMGRLRTAVQTLADMELPPDELLAHLDDLVLRLSAEKTYDETEHRSTSAFLGATCLYAVYDPVTGRCTMARAGHPPPIVVTPDGQASFPEPPAGPPLGLGGMAFEATEIELAENSLLGLYTDGLIEGADCDMELGMSRLADVLARSDADLSTLCTSAVQQLVPVPQPDDIALLLARTHALGADRVVSWDVPVDPSAVADIRALATRQVEAWGLAELAMTTELVVSELVTNAIRYAEPPLRLRLIRGARLTCEVSDASGTAPRLRHARSMDEGGRGLFLVAQLTDRWGARHTTGGKIIWAEQEIP from the coding sequence ATGGATCCTGTGCGAGAAGCACCCGACGGGCCGACGCCCGCAGGACTGCGCGACGCCCTCGACGCGTCCACCGACGCCGCGGCGGTCGTGTCCGCCGAGGGCGTGGTGGTCGGCTGGACGCGGGGCGCCGAGGCACTCCTCGGACACCCGGCGTCCGAGATGGTCGGCCGCCCCGCCGCACGCCTGGTCGCGATGCCGGCGGACCCCGCCCGGGTGGCCGGTGTGGCGCAGAGGTGCCGTGCCGGCATGGGCTGGAGCGGTCTGATCCCCGTACGCCACCGCGACGGCCGGGTGGTCGACGTCGACCTGAGGGTCTCCGCGTCCTTCCGGCTGGGCGGCAAGGAGTGCTTCCTGATCTCGGCGCGGGAGCTGCGGCAGCAGTGGACCATGGGCCAGTCCGTGCTCGACGGGTTCCTCACCCGGTCCCCGGTCGGCATGGCGGTGATGGACCTGGAGCTGCGCTACGTGTGGCTGAACGACACGCTCGAACGGTTCGGCGGTGTGCCCCGTGAGCAGCGGCTGGGACGCCGGCTGAGCGAGCTGCTGCCGGGGCTGCAGGCGGCCGCCCTCGAAGGGCTGATGCGCCGGGTCCTGGACACCGGAACCCCGGTCACCGACTACGAGTACCTGGGGTGGAGCTGGGCCGACCCCCACCGCCAGCACGCCTACTCCACGTCCTTCTTCCCCCTGGTGGACGCGGGCGACTCCGTCACCGGGGTGTGCTACATGGTCCTCGACGTCACCGAGCGGTGGAACGCCCGCCGCCTGCTGACGCTGGTCAACGAGGCCGGCGCCTGTGTGGGCACCACTCTGGACGTGATGCGGACGGCGCAGGAACTCGCCGACTTCGCCGTACCCCGTTTGGCGGACTTCGTCGTCGTCGACCTTCTGGAGCCCGTCCTGAGCAGCGAAGGCCACGGCGCGTGGCTCACGGACGCCGGGCCGGCGTCCGTCAGGCCGCTGATGCGCCGGGCCGGCCTGAACTCGGTGCGGGAGGGCTGCCCGGAGGCCGTGGCCCGGCTCGGGGACAGAGTGGACTTCCTCCCTCCGTCACACGACGTGAACCTGCTCATCCGCGGCGAGCCGATCCTGACCGCGGTCCTCGATCCGTCCGACGAGCTGTGGGTGGCCGAACAGCCCGAGAGAGCGGAGAGGATCCGGGAGTTCGGACTGCACTCCCTCATCTCCGTGCCGATGCGGGCGCGCGACACCGTCCTGGGCCTCACCACGTTCATCCGGTCGCTCAACCCCGTCTCGTTCCAGTCCGACGACGTACTGCTGGCCCGGGAGCTGGTGGCGCGCGCGGCGCTGTGCGTCGACAACGCCCGCCGCTACACCCGGGAACACACGGCGGCGGTCACCCTGCAGCGCAGTCTGCTGCCGCAGGCCCTGACCGGCGGCACAGCGCTGGAGGTGGCCTCCGCGTATCTGCCGGCCGACCCGACGGGCGGGGTCGGCGGCGACTGGTTCGACGTGATCCCCCTGTCCGGGGCGCGGGTCGGCCTCGTCGTCGGCGACGTGGTGGGGCACGGCATCACCGCCGCGGCGGCCATGGGCCGGCTGCGCACCGCGGTGCAGACCCTCGCCGACATGGAGCTGCCCCCCGACGAGCTCCTGGCCCACCTCGACGACCTCGTGCTCCGGCTGAGCGCCGAGAAGACCTACGACGAGACAGAGCACCGGTCCACGTCCGCCTTCCTCGGGGCGACCTGTCTGTACGCCGTCTACGATCCGGTCACCGGGCGGTGCACGATGGCCCGCGCCGGACACCCGCCCCCCATCGTCGTCACACCCGACGGACAGGCGTCCTTCCCCGAACCTCCGGCCGGTCCGCCGCTCGGGCTGGGCGGCATGGCCTTCGAAGCCACCGAGATCGAACTCGCCGAGAACAGCCTGCTCGGGCTGTACACCGACGGCCTCATCGAAGGCGCCGACTGCGACATGGAGTTGGGCATGTCCCGGCTCGCCGACGTGCTGGCCCGGTCCGACGCCGACCTGTCCACCCTGTGCACGTCCGCGGTGCAGCAGCTCGTGCCCGTGCCGCAGCCCGACGACATCGCCCTGCTCCTGGCGCGCACGCACGCCCTGGGCGCCGACCGCGTCGTCTCCTGGGACGTACCCGTGGACCCGTCCGCCGTGGCCGACATCCGTGCCCTGGCGACCCGCCAGGTGGAGGCCTGGGGGCTGGCGGAGCTGGCCATGACGACGGAACTCGTGGTGAGCGAGCTGGTCACCAACGCGATCCGCTACGCCGAGCCGCCCCTCCGGCTACGGCTGATCCGCGGCGCCCGCCTGACCTGCGAGGTTTCCGACGCCAGCGGTACGGCCCCCCGGCTGAGGCATGCCAGGAGCATGGACGAGGGCGGCCGCGGCCTCTTCCTGGTGGCCCAGCTGACCGACCGCTGGGGCGCTCGGCACACGACCGGCGGGAAAATCATCTGGGCAGAACAGGAGATACCGTGA